Proteins co-encoded in one Glandiceps talaboti chromosome 22, keGlaTala1.1, whole genome shotgun sequence genomic window:
- the LOC144452374 gene encoding uncharacterized protein LOC144452374 gives MADDAAKRREARRRRILMNSEDRMKKVMGLYKVSQDSSTEEADTDCKETRIENVRVTKTVANTSLDDVKNAAEPGNGEEKGAKEEKLTKDRSDNPEEKVTDKQRTETDVAVPTESIPEDETQVEREETCRDELEMRESSEYDSHTEREVTGTDASEREETQSNATQTRESSDSTVKREETGCYATGNEEIQSNATQMRDGNDSTSKKEETHSNTTSTDKTPRDATQVGESRVFTPTRTKRKPTASHSTNENKLKLLFMILLAFIVRLFISFSLYTTLLGKSIIVPFFTVQSISIYQKLHNTQVSHARQTKSMLTMALMLCGLPQATLIKASLVVDILSDIATDFTVYIFSFVVLHSFLELFA, from the exons ATGGCGGACGATGCAGCTAAACGCCGGGAGGCAAGACGACGAAGAATTTTGATGAATTCAGAAGACCGAATGAAAAAGGTGATGGGTCTGTATAAAGTATCACAAG ATAGTTCCACTGAAGAAGCTGATACAGATTGCAAAGAGACAAGAATAGAGAACGTTAGAGTCACCAAGACTGTTGCAAACACATCCCTTGATGATGTCAAGAATGCAGCGGAACCAGGAAATGGAGAAGAAAAGGGGGCCAAGGAAGAAAAATTGACCAAGGATAGATCAGATAACCCAGAAGAAAAAGTAACAGACAAACAAAGAACTGAAACAGATGTGGCAGTCCCTACGGAATCAATACCTGAAGATGAGACACAGGTAGAAAGAGAAGAGACATGTAGAGATGAACTAGAGATGAGAGAGAGTAGTGAGTATGACAGTCATACAGAAAGAGAAGTGACAGGTACTGATGCATCAGAAAGGGAAGAGACACAAAGTAATGCAACGCAGACAAGAGAGAGCAGTGATTCTACTGTGAAAAGGGAAGAGACAGGTTGCTATGCAACAGGAAATGAAGAGATACAAAGCAATGCAACACAGATGAGAGATGGCAATGATTCTACTTCAAAAAAGGAAGAGACACACAGCAATACAACAAGTACTGACAAGACACCTAGAGATGCCACACAGGTGGGAGAGAGCAGAGTGTTTACTCCTACAAGAACTAAACGGAAACCAACAGCAAGTCattcaaccaatgaaaacaaactCAAACTGTTGTTTATGATATTACTGGCTTTCATTGTCCgactatttatttcattttcactctATACAACTCTACTTGGAAAG AGTATTATTGTGCCATTTTTCACCGTACAATCTATTAGTATTTATCAAAAACTACACAATACTCAG GTTTCCCACGCAAGACAAACCAAGTCCATGCTTACAATGGCATTGATGTTATGTGGACTTCCACAAGCTACTCTGATCAAAGCATCATTAGTTGTAGATATTCTCTCTGATATTGCAACTGACTTCACAGTCTATATTTTCTCATTTGTGGTGCTACATTCCTTTCTAGAGTTATTTGCATAG